The sequence below is a genomic window from Ensifer adhaerens.
TCGGAGACGACCCCGTAGAGGCTGAAGACGATGCCGGTGTTGACCAGCGTCAGCGTCATGCCGAGCCCGGCAAAGAACGCGATCCGGCCTTCGCGCGGAATGTCCTGTATCTTCTTGAGCGTATACACCCAGGCGGTGATCGCCACGAAATGCGACAGGAAGATCAGGAGGGCGGAGGGCGTCTTCTTCTCGCGGATTTCGGGCACGAGCGCGGCGACCATCGGCGTCATGCGGATTGAGGCGAGGCTGACGGCAAGAAAGGCGGCGACCACGCCCATACCGGACGAGATGGCCCCCACAACGATCATCTGCGAGGGCAGCGCCCAGACGAAGAAAGTGAGGAATGTCGCCTCTGTTCGCGTCAGCCCTGATTGAAAGGCCAGTGCGGTGAAGCCGACAAAGGCCGACATCAGGATGAAGCCGGGAAGCGAAAAGAGCCCCTTCATACCCTGGACAAACCAGTAGCGGCGGGACCGCTCGACGAGCATGTCCGTCATCGTGCACTCATGTCAGGAAATCCGAGGATGAAAAGGCGGGAAGGACGCGACCCTTGCGAGCCGCGTCCGGTATCGAATCAGACGCCCAGGTCAGACGGTGATTTTTTCTTGGGGCGTGAGGCCTTTGGCTTGGCCGGGCGCTTTGCCGCAGCCTTGGCGGCTGCCTCTTCCTCGGCTTCCGGCTTCGGTTCGATCTTGGCGCCTTCCGGGATGAAGTCGAGCTTCAGCTCGGCGCCATCGACGGAGACGCGGACCACGCCGCCCTTCTTGAGCCGGCCGAAGAGGATTTCGTCGGCGAGCTTCTTCTTGATGTTTTCCTGGATGACGCGCGACAGCGGACGGGCGCCCATCTTGTCGTCGTACCCCTTCTTGGCCAGCCAGTCGGTCGCCTCGTCTGTCAGTTCGAATGTCACGTTGCGTTCCGAGAGCTGGGCCTCGAGCTGCATCACGAACTTCTGCACCACCTGGTGGATGACCTGCGGCGGCAGCGGCGCGAACTGGATCGTCGCATCGAGACGGTTGCGGAATTCCGGCGTGAACAGGCGGTTCATCGCCTCAACATCCTCATCCGTCCGCTTCGACGAGCCAAAGCCGATGGCCGACTTCGCCATTTCGGCAGCACCCGCATTGGTCGTCATGATCAGGATGACGTTGCGGAAGTCGATCTTCTTGCCGTTGTGGTCGGTCAGCGAGCCATGGTCCATGACCTGCAGAAGGATATTGAAGATGTCCGGATGCGCCTTCTCGATTTCGTCGAGCAGCAGCACGCAATGCGGATGCTGGTCGACGCCATCGGTCAGGAGACCGCCCTGGTCGAAGCCGACATAGCCGGGAGGTGCGCCAAGCAGGCGCGACACGGTATGCCGTTCCATATATTCCGACATGTCGAAGCGCAGCAGTTCAACGCCGAGCGAGGACGCCAGCTGCTTGGCGACTTCGGTCTTGCCGACGCCGGTGGGACCCGCAAAGACATAGCAGCCGATCGGTTTGTTGGGTTCGCGCAGGCCGGCACGCGCCAGCTTGATCGCGGACGACAGCGCATCGATCGCATTGTCCTGGCCGTAGACAACCGAGCGCAGTTCCTTGTCGAGATTGGCGAGAACCACCTCGTCGTCCTTCGAGACCGTCTTCGGCGGAATGCGGGCCATGGTCGCGATCGTTGCCTCGATCTCCTTGTCGGTGATCGTCTTGCGACGGCGCGAGACCGGCAGCAGCATCTGTGCGGCACCGGCCTCGTCGATCACGTCGATCGCCTTGTCGGGCAGCTTGCGGTCGGAGATATAACGCGCCGAAAGCTCGACCGCCGCCTTGATGGCGTCGTTCGTGTATTTCAGCTTGTGGTAATCTTCGAAATACGGCTTCAGGCCCTTCATGATGTCGATCGCATCATCGATAGACGGCTCGTTGACGTCGATCTTCTGGAAGCGACGCACCAGCGCGCGGTCCTTCTCGAAGAACTGGCGATATTCCTTGTAAGTCGTCGAGCCGATGCAGCGGATCGCACCGGAAGAGAGCGCAGGCTTCAGGAGGTTCGATGCATCCATCGCCCCGCCGGACGTAGCGCCAGCCCCGATCACCGTGTGGATTTCGTCGATGAAGAGGATGGCGCCGGGATAGTCTTCCAGCTCCTTGACGACCTGCTTCAGGCGCTCCTCGAAGTCGCCGCGATAGCGGGTTCCGGCAAGGAGAGTTCCCATATCGAGGGAGAAGATCGTCGCGTTTTCAAGCGCTTCCGGCACCTTCTTCTCGACGATACGCTTGGCGAGACCTTCGGCAATCGCGGTCTTGCCTACGCCGGGATCGCCCACGTAGAGCGGGTTGTTCTTGGAGCGTCGGCACAGGATCTGGATCGTGCGGTTGACTTCGTCGTGACGGCCGATCAGCGGGTCGATCTTGCCGACCTTGGCCTTCTCGTTGAGGTTGACGCAATAGGCCTTGAGCGCATCCTGCTTCTTCTTGCCCTCGCCTTCCTCATGCTCGTTGCCGCCGCGCTGGGCGGTCGGACCGTTCTCGGTTTCCTCGGTGACGCCGCGCGGCGCGCGGACTTCGCTGGAACCGGGACGCTTCCCGATGCCATGCGAGATATAGTTGACCGCATCATAGCGGGTCATTTCCTGCTCCTGCAGGAAGAATGCGGCGTGACTTTCGCGCTCGGCGAAAATGGCCACAAGCACGTTTGCCCCCGTCACTTCCTCGCGGCCGGAGGACTGGACGTGGATGACGGCGCGCTGAATGACGCGCTGGAAACCCGAGGTCGGCTTGGAATCCTCCTCGTAGCCCGTGACCAGGCTGCCGAGTTCGGTATCGATATAGTCGATGACGGTCTTGCGCAGCGCGTCGAGATCGACATTGCAGGCACCCATGACGGCGGCGGCATCGGTATCCTCGATCAGCGCGAGAAGCAGATGCTCCAGCGTGGCATATTCATGATGGCGCTCGTTGGCAAACGTGAGGGCCTGATGGAGCGCTTTTTCCAGACTTGGCGAAAATGTCGGCACGATTTTCCCTCACTTCTTTTCCATGACACATTGCAGCGGATGCTGGTGTTGCCGGGCGAAATCCATCACCTGCGTCACCTTTGTCTCCGCCACCTCGTAGGTGAAAATTCCGCATTCGCCGACGCCGTGGTTGTGGACATGCAGCATGATGCGGGTCGCGGCCTCCCGATCCTTCTGGAAGAAACGCTCCAGAATGTGGATCACAAATTCCATCGGGGTATAATCGTCGTTGAGAAGCAGGACGCGGTAGAGACTGGGACGTTTTGTCTTGGGCTTGGTTCGCGTGATCACGGCGGTGCCGCGATTGCCGCCCGTCCTGTTGTCATCATCATTTTCAGCCTGCATATGGACCGGCATGACGATCATTTCCAGATAAACTCCATTGGCATTTCCATTCTTGCGGTCTGGAAAACACAGACCCGGACCGCGGAGGCGAAGCTCCTATCTAAGTGCGCCGATCTGCTATTTTAAGGCCTTCCGTCCGGTCCGCAACGGGAAATGATGGCTAAGGCCGGCAAGCCCCTACATTTCTTCGTGAGCGATCCTGATCGGATACGGGGGCATCATGCCGGCCCCGTTGCACGCAAAAATAAAACCGGCCCGCAATGGAGCCGGTTCCAAGGATTCTACGTTAAAGTCTCAGAGACTGGGACTGTCAGGCGGCTTCGTTGAACTGCGGCGCCGGAACGTTCGTCTTGTTCATGGCCGTCTGGAACGGCGCATAGGCGGTCTTGGCGACATCGGCGTACATTTCGCCCATCTTCGTGGCTTCAGCGACCATCTTGTCGAAGGAAGCCTTCACGAAGGCCGTCTGCAACTCGACAGCAGCTTCGATGCTCTTGACGCCTGCAAGCTTTTCGACGTGAGCCACGCTGTCTTCGAAGGACTTCTTGGAGAAATCCGCCGCTTCAGTCGCAATCGCCTGAAAACCCTGGGTCACGGCCGAATAGTTCTTCAGCATCGTTTCCATGGCTTCCTTGCTCTTGTGGCTGGCTTCATCAAAATTGAACATTGCTTCACCCTTGAGTTCGAGAAGAGGCCGCATCATTATATGCAGCGCACAAAAAGTCAACCCAAGAGAGCGCAAGGCACAACAGAGCCTCAACCAATAAATATATCAAATTTATGAATTTATTTGGTTTTGCTAATTGCTGCAGCGCGAATGCACATTCACGCCGCGGCACGGGCGCGGAAGAGCATCACAGATCGATGTCGAGGATCGCCATGGAGAAGTTATAGGACAGTTCGCCTTCTTCTTCATCCTTGTAGATGACTCCGAGAAACTCGTCCTCAAGGTAGACCTCGGCGGAGTCGTCCTTGCGCGGTCGCGCCTTCACGACGAGGGCCGGATTGAGATTGCGCTTCAGATAGGCCTCGAGCTTGCGGATTTCTTCCGGTTTCACGACTTCATCCTTGTTCTATTGCTGGGAGTATGGCTCGCCGGCTTTTGGCATACCGGACGTGACGCTGTAAACCCCGCGCGGCAATGCATCATTCGCATAGACGCGAACAATGATCCTTTGCACAATCTATGCGGAGGTTCTATTAATCCAATTTTATCGATGACTCACTATGTTTCAAAACCATTAGAAGTGGCAGGTGAATATTTGTCGGACGCAAGCAGATTTGAAAAAGCGATGAAGGTCGCGCAAGCGAAGTCGGCGCTGTCCGGCTTGTTGCTTTCGCTCGCCATGAACAGCTTTATTGCCATTTCCCTGGCCGCACTTCTGGTCCTCGACAGGCCCAGCAGGCCCGTTCTTTACTGGTTGCTTGCCGTTTTGCTGATCAATGCCGTCCGCTTCGCCTACGTGATCGGCATACGTCGGCGCGAGACGCTGAAGCGCAATCCGCAAATGGTCCTCAATTTCCTGGCCCTCGGCGCTCTGACAAGCGGTGTGTGCTGGTCGATCGTGCCGATCGCACTTTCCAACGTTGCCGATAGTCACGACAGCTATGTCATCTTCATCATCACGGGCATGACCGCAGGCACGCTGATCCAGGATGCGGCCTATGCAATCGCCGCGCTGGCGTTCCTGACGCCGCCCCTTTTCGCTCTCGACGCAATCATGCTCTTTTCGGGCACGTCCACCGGCTTTCTGATCGGCGCGAACGCCGTCGTTCTCACGGTCATCATTGTGAGAAACACGTTCGAGGCAGAGCGTCAGTTCCTGGCTCGAACCCGCAGCGCGCTCGAAGCCCGTGCATTGGCAAAGTCGCTCTACGATGCCAACGCCCATATCGTGGATTCGAACCGACAGCTTGAAGTGCTTGCCCGGCAGGACGCCCTCACGGGGCTTTCCAACCGTGCCTCCTTCAACGAAGCGCTGAACGCCCGTCTTTCGGCCCTGAGCGGCGACATGGAGCTTGCACTGGTCCTGTTCGACCTCGATCGTTTCAAGGCGGTCAACGATACCTATGGCCATCGCGCCGGCGACAAGCTTCTTCTGGCATTCACCCGCAAGCTGAGGACCCTTTCAGAGCCGGACGACTTGCTGGCGCGCCTCGGCGGCGATGAATTCGCTGCAATCGTGTGCGGAAAGGGTGCCGCGGAGCGCTCCCGCATCTTCGCGACCAAAGTCGTCGACGGCTTTCGCGACCCCATCATCGACGGAGGATTGCAGACGCGCAGCGGCGCCAGCGCTGGCATTGCCTTTGCCCCCGAGCACGGACGCGAGCCCGATGGGCTTTTCGCCGCGGCTGACATGGCGCTTTATGACGCCAAGGAGCGGGGACGCCGCCTGGTCTCGGTTTTCAACAGCACGCTTCGCGAGCGCCTCAACCGGCAGCGCCTGATCGAGGCGACGCTGCCGGCGGCCATCGCCAACGGCGACGTGAGGGCGGTTTTCCAGCCGCAAGTGTCACTCATCAATGGCGACGTGATTGGCTTCGAGACGCTGATGCGCTGGTACGACCCGGTCCTGGGCCACGTGAATCCCCAGGAGATCGGCGAGGTCGCCGCCAATGCCCATATGGGCCATCACGTCACACGGTTTATGCTGATCAAGGCCTGCGAGTTCCTCAAGGCCATTGGTGACGCCGGACGTCTCGACGTTCCGGTCGCAGTCAACATCTCGCCGCGTGAGTTCGCCAACGTTTCTCCGGCAGACATGTTCATCGAGGTGGCGGCCGACTACAATATCGATCCGGACCGGATCGAAATCGAGATTACCGAAGAGACGCTGTTCGACACCAAGAGCTCGAACCATCAGCTGGTGAGGCTGAAAAAGGCTGGCTTCAAGATCGCCGTCGACGATTTCGGCATGGGGCATTCATCCCTCTCCTACCTGATCGACATGCGCATCGACCGGCTCAAGATCGATCGCAACTTCATCACCGGAATTGCGCACAACCCGCATAACCAGGCGCTGGTGACGGCTTTGCTGACGCTCGGCAAGGCGCTTGATCTGGCGATTCTCGTGGAAGGGGTGGAGACGCGCGAAGAGGCAGAGAAGCTGATCGAGCTTGGCTGCGATCAGGCACAGGGCTTCCTTTTCTCCAAGGCCCTGACACCCGCAGACGCCGCGCTCTGGCTCGCCCAGCGCGAGCTTCTGGGCAAGGACATCATCAAGCTCGCCAATACCAAGCGCATTGCCTGAATTTGCCACCTTCACCCAAATTCGACGTCGCGCGGTAAGTTTGCCGCGTAAAGGCTTCCCGTTGCCTTGCTTTTCTTTTATGGAACACGCAAAAAACGGTTCATCTCGGGCTGGCATGCCCGGATCAATGCGAGGACACCTCCGTCAATGCTCGATCTTCTAAGGCGCGGCGCGCAAACCTGGGTCGCCAAAATCTTCTTCGTGCTGCTGGTCGGCTCCTTCGGGGTATGGGGCGTTTCCCGTTCGCTGGTGGCCAGCACGCCGGACGCTGTGATCACGGTGGGCGACCAGAAGGTCGGAACCCACGAGTTCCGCCTTGCCTACGAACGCCAGATCTCGGGTATCTCTCGCCAGATCGGGCAGCGTATCACGCCCGAGCAGGCTCGTGCCTTCGGTATCGAGCAGCAGGTTTTCGGCCAGCTTGCCGCAGGCGCGGCGCTCGATGAGCTTTCGATCAAGATGAAGCTCGGACTTTCGGAGGCTCGCCTGGCCGAGGAAATTGCCAAGGAACCGGCATTCCGCGGGCCAAGCGGACAGTTTGACCGCAATGTCTTCGCCGCCACGCTGCGCAATGCGGGTTTTACTGAAGCCGATTATATCCAGAGCCAGACGAAGGTCGCGATCCGCAGCCAGCTGGTCGACGCGATTGCAGACGGCTTCAAGGCACCGAAGACGCTGACAGACGCGATGGCGCAGTTCCGCTCGCAAACGCGCGACATTCGCTACATTCTCCTGTCGTCTTCGAATGTCGAAGCGGTGAAGCCGCCGGCCGAAGATGTGCTTTCCAAGTGGTATGAAGAGCATAAGGCGGCTTATCGTGCGCCGGAATATCGCAAGTTCACCTACATGAAGCTCGAACCTGCCGACATCATGGACCCGACCGCGATCTCGGACGCGGACCTGAAGGCCGACTACGAAAAGAACAAGAACCGCTACCTGACGCCGGGAACGCGTTCGATCGAGCTCTTGCCCTTCCCTGACAAGGCCGCGGCAGAGAAGGCCGACCAGCGCCTGAAATCCGGCGAGGTGACGTTCGACAAACTGATCGAGGAGGCCGGTCGAAAGCCCGCCGACGTCATGCTTGGCAATTTCGACAAGGCGAAGGTTCCCGATCCGAAGATCGCCGAGGCAGCATTTGCGATACCCACCGATGGCGGCGTGAGCGGCGTTGTTGAAGGTGCGTTCGGGCCTGTCATCGTCAGGGTCACCAACATCAAGCCGGACAGCCAGAGCACGTTCGAGCAGGTGAAGGACAAGATCCGCCGAGACATGGCGCTGTCCCGTGCCGCACAGGATATCCTGAACGTCCGCGACCGCTATGAAGACTTACGGGCCTCCGGCGCATCGCTGGAAGAAGCCGCCAAGCAGCTGAAGCTGAGCGCAATCACCGTTGAGGCGGTGGATGCCAACGGCAAGGACATGAAGGGCGACGTCGTCAAGGACCTCCCGGCGCAGCAGAAGCTTCTGGGCGAAGTCTTCAAGACCGAAACCGGCGTGGATGCGCTGCCGATCAGCATCGGCCAGGATGGCTATGTCTGGTTCGACGTGAAAGACGTGACGCCGCAACGCGACCGCAAGCTGGACGAGGTTCGAGACCGTGTCGTCGCCGACTGGACGACCGAAGAGACCCAGAAGGAAATCGATGCCAAGGCGGATGCAATCCTGAAGGAACTGAAGGACGGCAAGGCACTCAACGACATCGCTGCCGGTCTCGGCGTCACCGTCGAGGAGAAGACGGGCATCAAGCGCAATGCAGAGGACGCGGTTCTGAGCCCGCAGGCCATCGCCTCAGCATTCGGCGGTGCAGTCGGCCACGTCGCAGCCGCCTGGACCGCCGACAAGAGCGAGAAGATCGTTCTGCAGGTCACCGCCGCCGGCACCGACACGAATGCCGATCCGCTGGCCGATGACGGTCGACAGATCGAGCAGCTCGCCAATGCCGCCGGCGACGACATGCTGGACGAAATGGTGACCAAGCTGCAAAGCCAATACGGCGTTTCGATCAATCAGCAGCTCGCGCAGCAGGCCATGGCGCGCTGAGCGGGCTTGCGGGCCGGGAGAGTTTTCATGCCTGACTTGAAGCAACACATCGCGAAGGTCGCGGCCGGCGAAAGCCTCAATGTCGATGAGGCGCGCGACGCCTTCTCGATCATCATGAGCGGCGAGGCCACGCTGGCGCAGATCGGCGGTTTCCTCATGGCTCTGCGAGTCCGGGGCGAAACGGTTCCGGAAATTGCCGGCGCCGTTGACGTGATGCGCGAGAAGATGCTGAGGGTTGAAGCCCCCGCGCATGCGGTCGATATCGTGGGCACCGGTGGCGACGGCATGAAGACATACAACATCTCCACACTTGCGTCGCTGATCGTGGCAGGCGCAGGCGTTCCGGTCGCCAAGCATGGGAACCGCGCGCTCTCGTCGAAATCCGGCGCTGCCGACGCATTGACCGCGTTGGGCGTCAAGCTCGACATCGGCCCGCAGACGATTTCGGCCTGTATCCGGGAGGCCGGGATCGGCTTCATGTTTGCCCAGCTTCATCATTCGGCCATGCGCCATGTCGGCCCGGCACGCGCCGAACTGGGGACGCGCACCATCTTCAATATTCTCGGACCTCTTGCCAATCCGGCGGGCGTCAAACGGCAACTGGTCGGCGTCTTCTCGCCCCAATGGCTGCATCCTGTTGCCGAGACACTGCGGGAACTCGGTTCCGAAAGCGTCTGGGTCGTCCATGGCAGCGGGCTCGATGAAGTGACCACCACGGGCGCCACGGACGTCGTGGCGCTGGAGGACGGCAAAATTCGCTCCTTCAAGCTGACGCCGGCGGACTTTGGCGTATCGACGGCGAGCCTCGATGATCTTCGCGGCGGAGACGGCGAGGAAAACGCTCGTGCCCTTCGGGCCGTTCTTGATGGACAGAAGAACGCCTATCGCGATATCGCGCTGGCCAATGCCGCTGCATCGCTGGTCGTGGCCGGCGTTGCGGGCGACATCAAGACGGGGATGACGCGTGCCATCGAATCGCTCGAAAGCGGCGCTACCGCTGGCGCGCTGGAAACGCTGATTGCCGTATCGAACTCCGCAGATTGAGCGGACGTGACAGGAATTGCGAATGACTGACATCCTGAAAAAGATCGAAGCCTACAAGCGCGACGAAATCGCTGCTGCGAAGGCCAGTGTGTCCCTTGCCGACCTGAAGGCCATGGCGGCCGATCAGACGGCCCCGCGCGGTTTCGGCAAGGCTCTGAAGGCAAAGCAGGTAGCAGGCAAATTCGGCCTGATCGCGGAGATCAAGAAGGCCAGTCCCTCCAAGGGGCTCATCCGTCCCGACTTTGATCCGCCGTCGCTCGCCGCCGCCTACGAGGCAGGCGGGGCTGCATGCCTGTCAGTATTGACCGACAAGCCGAGCTTTCAGGGCGCACCTGAGTTCCTGACCTCTGCGCGCAGTGCCTGCTCGCTGCCGGCGTTGCGCAAGGATTTCATGTTCGAGACCTATCAGGTTCATGAAGCACGCGCCTGGGGCGCCGACGCCATATTGCTGATCATGGCAAGCCTTTCGGATGGCGAGGCGCGCAGGCTCGAGGAAGAAGCCGTTTCTCTGGGCATGGACGTTCTCGTCGAGGTGCATGACGAAGAAGAGACAGAGCGGGCGCTGAAGCTCGCCTCTCCGCTCCTCGGGATCAACAATCGCAACCTGAGGACTTTCGAAGTCAGCCTGTCCGTCAGCGAGCGGCTTGCGAAAATGGTTCCTGACGACAAACTTCTGGTGGGCGAAAGCGGTATCTTCACCCACGAAGACTGCCGGCGCCTGAAGGCAAGCGGCATTTCCACCTTCCTCGTCGGAGAAAGCCTGATGCGGCAGACGGACGTGACAGCAGCAACGCAGGTGCTGCTGAACGGCCAAGCCAAAAGTGTTGCTGCCGAATGACGGGGAGCCTGACCCATATCAACGAAAAGGGCGACGCCCACATGGTCGATGTGGGCGCAAAGGATGATACGGAACGGACGGCAAGCGCGGAAGGTTTCGTTCGCATGAAGCCGGAAACCCTGGCGCTGATCCGTACCGGCTCGGCCAAGAAGGGCGACGTGCTGGCGACCGCGCGGATCGCTGGCATCATGGCCGCGAAGCAGACATCGAACCTCATTCCGCTCTGCCATCCGCTGATGCTGACAAAGGTGACGGTCGAGATCGAGGAAGCGCCCGCCCTGCCCGGCTATCGCGTCGTGACGACTGCAAAGCTCACCGGCAAGACGGGCGTCGAGATGGAGGCATTGACTGCCTGCTCGGTCGCCTGCCTGACGATCTACGACATGGCAAAGGCCGCCGACAAGGGAATGGAAATCGGCCCGATCCGCCTTCTCGCGAAGTCGGGCGGCAAGTCGGGCGACTACAGGTATGATGGCGGAGCGGGCGATGACATTGTTGCCGGTTGAGAGCGCGCTGTCGCGACTGCTGGCGCTGGCCCAGCCGATCGAGGATATTGAAACGCTTCCCCTCGATGCCTGTTCCGGTCGCGTTCTCGCGTTCGATCTGGCGGCGAGGTTGACACAACCTCCCTTCGATTCTTCCGCCATGGACGGTTATGCCATTCGCGCTGCGGACGCGCATGCCCGGGCGCGGTTAACGCTGATTGGCGAATCTGCCGCTGGCCACGCGTTCAAAGGCTCGGTCGGTCCCGGGCAGACAGTGCGCATCTTTACCGGAGCGCCGGTGCCGGATGGTGCGGATACGGTGCTTCTGCAGGAAGATGCCGTTCGTCATGACGACGGCACGATCGGAATGAGCTTTTTCCCGGAGGTCCGTCGTCATATCCGTCCCAAGGGACAGGATTTCCGCGAGGGGGAAACCATCCTGGGGGCCGGTGCAATCATGACGCCTTCCCGGCTGATGGTCGCGGCCGCGATGGACCACCCCACGCTGCCTGTTCGGCGGCGGGCGCGTGTCGGCCTTCTCGCCACCGGCGACGAGTTGGTGCGCCCGGGCGAGCCGCGAGGCGAAAGCCAGATTATCGCCTCCAACACCTTTGCCATTACGGCG
It includes:
- a CDS encoding molybdopterin molybdotransferase; translation: MTLLPVESALSRLLALAQPIEDIETLPLDACSGRVLAFDLAARLTQPPFDSSAMDGYAIRAADAHARARLTLIGESAAGHAFKGSVGPGQTVRIFTGAPVPDGADTVLLQEDAVRHDDGTIGMSFFPEVRRHIRPKGQDFREGETILGAGAIMTPSRLMVAAAMDHPTLPVRRRARVGLLATGDELVRPGEPRGESQIIASNTFAITAMARDCGADVIDLGIARDTMADLGERIATARAARLDVLVTLGGASVGDHDLVQTALKDAGMQLDFWQIAMRPGKPLMVGSLGDLIVIGLPGNPVSSLVCSLLFLEPLLAKLTGQPAPRREADVIVTRSLGQNDKRRDHLRARLSRDAEGRLVADPFEKQDSSMMNVLAQAGCLVIREPFAPPLTAGDTARAIVMRDPETP